Proteins encoded together in one Ipomoea triloba cultivar NCNSP0323 chromosome 4, ASM357664v1 window:
- the LOC116015062 gene encoding BRCT domain-containing protein At4g02110: MAESSKQEDIMHDDPSKAFIGVRFVLFGFDPVKKEQVRSKLLDGGGVDVSRYCPDCTHVIVDKIVYDDPMCVSARRDGKTVVNSLWVDHSSEVGMLVDPASVMYRPLRDLNGIPGAKSLLICLTGYLRQDRDDIMTMVGLMGANFSKPLVANKVTHLICYKFEGEKYELARRMSRIKIVNHRWLEDCLKSWSLLPETRYDQSGYELEMMEAEAKDSEEEREDIPAQLYGERKLVTTPQNSKSSHQSLLKQEIQNLTTSNIATSPKNTKSPLQSSLKQDLSGDLNLSASKVLSDQESNIKPLLSAGKGSKLSPISGFEQIQNRHPEMIDTREITTFGEKPSGLLLNDNVLASGTTTKQSPPEASKSCPRSYSRKSLRKFSPVTEVKSNRGSPPSVSAGKHNDGQSLTSLNIEQDGLNTASADAHKVVASSCGNVQSSILPEKRIMTTPSNSSKMQKITHTQGTGGDNALIVSGTEVLPAVPSGDGAHETSNHPSRDNGCCPDAKNALDPTNSSPVNICKIATPDSTIQQCSKEALETGLTETMGLRTCLGSNNTRCKAISPGSSKDGCADVEVQENELQGINAKSPGSRMEIEKFDELADMELPKGGKSNPQSRMLGKRYLSKKTENSKQTSGKGRAKNQKGSIYLNKTAVNSTGEEEMKGNEKLNSEKVDVPAMDNADSSKETGKSRSLESEAEQTEPLFDETEAPDDKEEFNVAVHRDNSNDIELQHSVDNFAEEEINVHKTDEQITENNSGTGNHPAGHGALKTMVDQTDSVKNATEVKLKKDKTSPLSSSKKASPIAKKSTESRKGAERKRVINGKSKKGVGKQKRPASSTPAGVNLADTNKENSSMEVEKENIPAVSREQQRQGVENMAHKKPCKSNEIVSNAKATGGGLNASPEEEGVGKMILGSCKKLCMSNLQVEAVARCFIFSGHRLQRKEFQQVIKRLRGKSCRDSHQWSYQATHFVAPDPVRRTEKFFAAAASGRWILKVDYLTACNEAGKFLEEEPYEWHGKGLTEDLAISLEAPRKWRLQRQRTGHGAFYGMRIIVYGELLVPSLDTLKRVVKAGDGTILATSPSYTRVLKSNIDFAIVAPGVPRNDAWVQEFLEHKIPCVSADYLVEYVCKPGYSLDKHVQYSTHAWAEESLKKLVTRCEAVEDPTPSGDDNSISDKISCKACGSDDARDAMVICGCGVGIHIGCCNPQLEDVPKEAWHCPECKPNESGSKKPKRKRCKV; the protein is encoded by the exons ATGGCTGAGAGTAGCAAACAGGAGGATATAATGCACGACGACCCCTCCAAAGCTTTTATAGGCGTTCGTTTCGTTCTATTCGGCTTCGACCCCGTTAAGAAAGAACAG GTTCGGTCGAAGCTATTGGATGGGGGTGGAGTGGATGTCAGTCGGTATTGTCCAGATTGCACTCATGTTATTGTTGACAAAATTGTCTAT GATGATCCCATGTGTGTTTCTGCTCGAAGGGACGGGAAAACGGTGGTGAATAGCTTGTGGGTTGATCATAGCTCTGAAGTGGGAATGCTTGTTGATCCGGCTTCA GTTATGTATAGACCTTTGAGGGATTTGAATGGCATTCCAGGTGCCAAGTCTCTGCTTATTTGCCTGACTGGATATCTTCGTCAAGACAGAGATGATATTATG ACAATGGTAGGGTTGATGGGTGCAAATTTTTCAAAGCCATTAGTAGCAAACAAGGTTACTCATCTTATATGCTACAAGTTTGAGG GGGAGAAATATGAGCTTGCTAGGAGAATGTCGCGGATAAAGATTGTCAATCATCGGTGGTTGGAGGATTg TTTAAAGTCTTGGAGTCTACTTCCAGAAACTCGCTATGATCAGAG TGGATATGAGTTGGAGATGATGGAAGCTGAGGCTAAGGATTCTGAAGAAGAAAGGGAAGACATTCCTGCACAATTATATGGAGAGAGAAAACTTGTGACCACACCGCAGAATTCAAAAAGTTCTCATCAATCCCTTTTGAAGCaggaaattcaaaatttgaccACTTCAAATATTGCTACCTCtccaaaaaatacaaaatctcCTTTGCAATCCTCATTAAAGCAGGACCTCTCTGGAGACCTAAATTTAAGTGCATCTAAAGTGCTATCAGATCAGGAGAGCAACATTAAACCATTGTTATCAGCTGGAAAGGGATCAAAACTTAGTCCTATCTCTGGTTTTGAACAAATTCAGAATAGGCATCCTGAGATGATAGACACTCGTGAAATTACTACTTTTGGTGAGAAACCTTCTGGCCTTCTATTAAATGATAATGTTTTGGCATCTGGCACTACTACCAAGCAATCGCCTCCTGAGGCGTCAAAATCTTGTCCTAGAAGTTACTCGCGAAAGAGCTTAAGGAAATTCAGTCCTGTTACAGAAGTGAAAAGCAACAGAGGAAGTCCTCCCAGTGTCAGTGCTGGAAAACATAATGATGGTCAAAGCCTAACATCATTAAATATTGAACAAGATGGATTAAATACTGCTAGTGCTGATGCTCATAAGGTTGTTGCATCATCTTGTGGAAATGTGCAAAGTTCTATATTACCAGAGAAGAGGATCATGACCACTCCATCTAATAGCTCGAAAATGCAAAAGATTACTCATACACAAGGAACCGGGGGAGATAATGCCTTGATTGTAAGTGGAACTGAAGTGTTACCGGCTGTTCCTAGTGGAGATGGTGCACATGAGACAAGTAATCATCCTTCACGGGATAATGGCTGTTGTCCTGATGCAAAGAATGCTTTAGATCCTACAAATAGTTCTCCTGTTAACATCTGCAAAATTGCTACTCCTGATTCTACTATACAACAATGCAGTAAGGAAGCACTTGAGACTGGTTTGACTGAAACTATGGGGTTAAGGACCTGCCTGGGCAGCAACAATACACGCTGTAAAGCTATTTCCCCAGGCAGTTCTAAAGATGGCTGTGCTGATGTTGAAGTGCAAGAAAATGAGCTGCAAGGCATCAACGCAAAATCACCTGGAAGCAGAATGGAGATTGAAAAATTTGATGAGTTAGCTGACATGGAATTGCCCAAAGGAGGAAAGTCCAACCCGCAGTCTAGAATGCTTGGGAAGAGATATCTTTCCAAGAAGACAGAAAACTCAAAGCAGACTAGTGGTAAAGGGCGTGCTAAAAATCAGAAGGGTTCTATTTACCTAAACAAAACTGCAGTCAATTCAACTGGTGAGGAAGAGATGAAAGGCAATGAAAAATTAAACTCTGAGAAGGTTGATGTTCCTGCAATGGATAATGCAGATAGTAGCAAAGAGACTGGTAAAAGTAGATCTTTAGAATCTGAAGCTGAACAAACTGAACCCCTGTTTGATGAGACCGAAGCTCCAGATGACAAAGAGGAGTTCAATGTGGCGGTCCATAGAGATAATTCTAATGACATTGAATTGCAACATTCAGTAGATAATTTTGCGGAAGAGGAAATTAATGTCCACAAGACAGATGAACAAATCACTGAAAACAACTCAGGTACTGGTAACCATCCTGCAGGGCATGGTGCTCTGAAAACAATGGTTGATCAGACTGATTCTGTGAAGAATGCTACAGaggtaaaattgaaaaaagataAAACATCCCCCTTGAGTAGTAGTAAGAAAGCCAGTCCAATTGCTAAGAAATCTACAGAGTCTAGAAAAGGTGCTGAAAGAAAGAGAGTCATAAATGGAAAAAGTAAGAAGGGAGTGGGGAAGCAAAAAAGACCTGCATCTAGTACCCCTGCAGGAGTAAACCTTGCTGATACAAATAAAGAAAACAGTTCCATGGAAGTGGAAAAGGAGAACATACCAGCTGTTAGCAGAGAGCAGCAGAGGCAAGGAGTTGAAAATATGGCTCATAAAAAGCCCTGTAAGTCTAATGAAATAGTGAGCAATGCAAAAGCTACTGGAGGTGGTCTAAATGCAAGCCCTGAGGAAGAGGGAGTTGGAAAAATGATCCTGGGATCATGTAAAAAGCTTTGCATGTCTAATCTCCAAGTGGAAGCTGTGGCTAGGTGTTTTATATTTTCCGGGCATAGGCTACAGAGGAAGGAGTTCCAGCAGGTCATTAAACGTTTGAGAGGGAAATCTTGCAGAGACTCTCACCAGTGGTCATATCAAGCAACACATTTTGTTGCTCCAGATCCTGTTCGCAGGACTGAAAAGTTTTTTGCTGCTGCAGCATCTGGAAG GTGGATCCTGAAGGTGGATTATCTAACTGCTTGCAATGAGGCAGGAAAATTCTTGGAAGAGGAACCATACGAATGGCACGGAAAGGGATTGACTGAAGATTTAGCTATCAGCTTAGAAGCCCCAAGGAAATGGCGGCTCCAAAGGCAGAGAACTGGTCATGGTGCATTCTATGGAATGCGGATTATAGTATATGGAGAGTTACTTGTGCCATCATTG GATACTTTGAAGCGTGTTGTCAAGGCTGGGGATGGCACTATATTGGCAACTTCTCCGTCCTACACTCGTGTCCTCAAGTCAAATATCGACTTTGCCATTGTGGCTCCAGGAGTCCCACGCAATGATGCGTGGGTTCAAGAGTTTCTGGAACACAAAATACCCTGCGTTTCAGCTGATTACTTGGTAGAGTATGTTTGCAAGCCTGGTTACTCCCTGGACAAGCACGTTCAGTACAGCACCCATGCTTGGGCAGAGGAGTCTTTAAAGAAACTTGTAACACGCTGCGAAGCGGTTGAAGACCCGACACCATCAGGAGATGATAATAGCATCAGTGACAAGATATCGTGTAAAGCTTGTGGGTCTGATGATGCGAGAGATGCAATGGTGATATGCGGGTGTGGTGTTGGCATTCATATTGGCTGCTGCAATCCTCAGCTGGAAGATGTGCCTAAAGAAGCCTGGCATTGCCCGGAATGTAAACCCAACGAAAGTGGCTCTAAAAAACCAAAGAGGAAGCGTTGCAAAGTTTGA
- the LOC116015064 gene encoding phospholipase A1 PLIP2, chloroplastic-like isoform X1: MDSLCLKAAPPIAVAGGAALDVRASHVNASSVGRSCAGVSVENPSLSIISPRRLSFRKSRWSGGRRRRYGASAGDDVVLIDENEEEEKNAEKRAAEEQNDNWVMKILRVRSLRNGGHKSCGLRNSEAAKMSVPDDSGCSDADEESDVCAVDDDDDKIDFDRDSFSKLLCRVSLKEAKLYRQMSYLGNLAYSIPQIKPRNLLRFHGLRFVTSSLEKKEILGEGQMKKGNEVAEAKEGDVKEFEGDRTNGIGISASVAYHIAASAASYLLSHTKSILPFSSRFPLVGVKGGTPRRRIGRDDDVDLRNGEVASLMATTDSVTAVVAAKEEVKQAVADDLNSTRLSPCEWFVCDDDQSATRFFVIQGSESLASWQANLLFEPTEFEGMDVLVHRGIYEAAKGMYEQMLPEVLAHLKSYGDRALFRFTGHSLGGSLSLLVNLMLLTRGEAPPSSLLPVITFGSPTIMCGGDRLLQKLGLPRSHVKSITLHRDIVPRAFSCSYPNHVAEFLKAVNGSFRNHPCLNNQKLLYAHMGDLLILQPPNKFSPSHDLLPPGPGLYLLSPPVTDDDAEKQILAAKTAFLNSPHPLEILSDRSAYGSGGTIQRDHDMQSYLKSVRTIIYEEIRKSKREQPRRSWWPLIVIPGVNNGDIFVGRLVRPRPGQLTFAGMFRSGKESLKRFTVVAAQHMHLFLMFLLPAPLLILRAFNVIMFR; the protein is encoded by the exons ATGGACAGTCTTTGTTTGAAGGCGGCACCTCCGATCGCGGTGGCCGGCGGCGCTGCGTTGGATGTCCGTGCCTCGCACGTTAATGCTTCATCCGTTGGGCGGTCTTGTGCGGGGGTTTCAGTGGAGAACCCGTCACTGTCGATTATTTCCCCTCGGCGGTTGTCTTTCCGTAAATCTCGGTGGTCCGGTGGGAGAAGGCGGCGGTACGGTGCCAGTGCCGGtgacgacgtcgttttgatcgACGAAAacgaggaggaggagaagaatgCCGAGAAACGGGCGGCGGAGGAACAGAATGATAATTGGGTTATGAAGATACTCCGCGTGCGGTCTCTGCGCAATGGAGGCCACAAAAGCTGTGGACTTAGGAACTCCGAGGCTGCGAAAATGAGTGTTCCAGACGACAGCGGATGCAGTGATGCCGATGAAGAGTCCGATGTATGTGCCGTTGATGACGACGACGACAAAATAGACTTCGACAGGGATTCATTCTCGAAGCTGCTATGCCGTGTTTCATTAAAAGAAGCTAAATTGTATCGGCAGATGTCTTATTTGGGAAATTTAGCCTATTCCATACCCCAAATCAAG CCAAGAAATCTTTTAAGATTTCATGGATTGCGGTTTGTGACTTCATCTTTagagaagaaagaaatattGGGTGAAGGGCAAATGAAAAAAGGGAATGAAGTTGCTGAAGCTAAGGAAGGAGATGTGAAAGAATTTGAGGGGGATAGGACAAATGGGATTGGTATAAGTGCATCTGTTGCTTACCATATAGCTGCCTCTGCAGCTTCGTATTTGCTTTCTCATACAAAGAGCATTCTACCGTTTAGTTCTCGTTTTCCTCTGGTAGGGGTGAAGGGAGGTACACCAAGGAGAAGGATTGGAAGAGATGACGATGTAGATTTGAGGAATGGGGAAGTTGCTTCGCTAATGGCCACGACTGACTCGGTGACAGCAGTAGTTGCTGCAAAGGAAGAAGTAAAGCAGGCCGTTGCTGATGATCTGAACTCAACACGGTTGTCGCCATGTGAATGGTTTGTTTGCGATGATGATCAAAGTGCAACGAGATTTTTTGTCATTCAGGGGTCCGAGTCATTAGCATCTTGGCAAGCTAATCTTCTTTTCGAACCAACTGAGTTTGAG GGCATGGATGTGCTTGTGCACAGAGGTATATATGAGGCTGCAAAAGGCATGTATGAGCAGATGTTGCCAGAAGTTCTAGCGCACCTTAAATCCTACGGTGATCGTGCCTTGTTTCGTTTCACTGGACATTCCCTCGGAGGAAGCTTATCTTTACTTGTAAACCTCATGTTACTAACAAGAGGAGAAGCTCCACCTTCTTCTTTACTACCCGTTATAACTTTTGGTTCACCAACAATCATGTGTGGAGGAGACCGCCTCCTCCAGAAGCTTGGATTGCCTCGAAGCCATGTCAAGTCAATCACATTGCACCGAGATATTGTACCCCGAGCCTTCTCTTGCAGTTATCCCAATCACGTGGCAGAATTTCTCAAAGCTGTGAATGGAAGCTTCCGTAACCATCCATGTCTAAATAACCAG AAGCTGTTATATGCTCATATGGGAGACCTCCTGATTCTGCAGCCCCCTAATAAGTTTTCTCCAAGCCATGACTTGCTTCCTCCCGGGCCTGGACTATATTTATTAAGTCCCCCCGTGACAGATGATGATGCAGAGAAACAAATCCTAGCTGCAAAGACCGCGTTCCTAAACTCTCCACATCCACTCGAGATCCTGAGCGACCGCTCAGCATATGGTTCGGGAGGAACCATACAAAGAGACCACGACATGCAATCATACTTGAAATCTGTCCGAACCATCATTTATGAAGAGATCAGAAAATCAAAGAGAGAGCAGCCCCGCAGATCATGGTGGCCGCTGATAGTGATTCCCGGAGTTAATAATGGTGACATTTTTGTCGGGAGATTGGTACGCCCTCGCCCTGGCCAACTCACTTTTGCTGGAATGTTTCGAAGTGGGAAAGAGTCTCTGAAGCGATTTACAGTCGTTGCAGCCCAGCACATGCATTTGTTTCTCATGTTCTTGCTCCCTGCACCGCTCTTGATACTCAGAGCATTCAATGTGATTATGTTTCGTTGA
- the LOC116015064 gene encoding phospholipase A1 PLIP2, chloroplastic-like isoform X2 translates to MDSLCLKAAPPIAVAGGAALDVRASHVNASSVGRSCAGVSVENPSLSIISPRRLSFRKSRWSGGRRRRYGASAGDDVVLIDENEEEEKNAEKRAAEEQNDNWVMKILRVRSLRNGGHKSCGLRNSEAAKMSVPDDSGCSDADEESDVCAVDDDDDKIDFDRDSFSKLLCRVSLKEAKLYRQMSYLGNLAYSIPQIKPRNLLRFHGLRFVTSSLEKKEILGEGQMKKGNEVAEAKEGDVKEFEGDRTNGIGISASVAYHIAASAASYLLSHTKSILPFSSRFPLVGVKGGTPRRRIGRDDDVDLRNGEVASLMATTDSVTAVVAAKEEVKQAVADDLNSTRLSPCEWFVCDDDQSATRFFVIQGSESLASWQANLLFEPTEFEGMDVLVHRGIYEAAKGMYEQMLPEVLAHLKSYGDRALFRFTGHSLGGSLSLLVNLMLLTRGEAPPSSLLPVITFGSPTIMCGGDRLLQKLGLPRSHVKSITLHRDIVPRAFSCSYPNHVAEFLKAVNGSFRNHPCLNNQLLYAHMGDLLILQPPNKFSPSHDLLPPGPGLYLLSPPVTDDDAEKQILAAKTAFLNSPHPLEILSDRSAYGSGGTIQRDHDMQSYLKSVRTIIYEEIRKSKREQPRRSWWPLIVIPGVNNGDIFVGRLVRPRPGQLTFAGMFRSGKESLKRFTVVAAQHMHLFLMFLLPAPLLILRAFNVIMFR, encoded by the exons ATGGACAGTCTTTGTTTGAAGGCGGCACCTCCGATCGCGGTGGCCGGCGGCGCTGCGTTGGATGTCCGTGCCTCGCACGTTAATGCTTCATCCGTTGGGCGGTCTTGTGCGGGGGTTTCAGTGGAGAACCCGTCACTGTCGATTATTTCCCCTCGGCGGTTGTCTTTCCGTAAATCTCGGTGGTCCGGTGGGAGAAGGCGGCGGTACGGTGCCAGTGCCGGtgacgacgtcgttttgatcgACGAAAacgaggaggaggagaagaatgCCGAGAAACGGGCGGCGGAGGAACAGAATGATAATTGGGTTATGAAGATACTCCGCGTGCGGTCTCTGCGCAATGGAGGCCACAAAAGCTGTGGACTTAGGAACTCCGAGGCTGCGAAAATGAGTGTTCCAGACGACAGCGGATGCAGTGATGCCGATGAAGAGTCCGATGTATGTGCCGTTGATGACGACGACGACAAAATAGACTTCGACAGGGATTCATTCTCGAAGCTGCTATGCCGTGTTTCATTAAAAGAAGCTAAATTGTATCGGCAGATGTCTTATTTGGGAAATTTAGCCTATTCCATACCCCAAATCAAG CCAAGAAATCTTTTAAGATTTCATGGATTGCGGTTTGTGACTTCATCTTTagagaagaaagaaatattGGGTGAAGGGCAAATGAAAAAAGGGAATGAAGTTGCTGAAGCTAAGGAAGGAGATGTGAAAGAATTTGAGGGGGATAGGACAAATGGGATTGGTATAAGTGCATCTGTTGCTTACCATATAGCTGCCTCTGCAGCTTCGTATTTGCTTTCTCATACAAAGAGCATTCTACCGTTTAGTTCTCGTTTTCCTCTGGTAGGGGTGAAGGGAGGTACACCAAGGAGAAGGATTGGAAGAGATGACGATGTAGATTTGAGGAATGGGGAAGTTGCTTCGCTAATGGCCACGACTGACTCGGTGACAGCAGTAGTTGCTGCAAAGGAAGAAGTAAAGCAGGCCGTTGCTGATGATCTGAACTCAACACGGTTGTCGCCATGTGAATGGTTTGTTTGCGATGATGATCAAAGTGCAACGAGATTTTTTGTCATTCAGGGGTCCGAGTCATTAGCATCTTGGCAAGCTAATCTTCTTTTCGAACCAACTGAGTTTGAG GGCATGGATGTGCTTGTGCACAGAGGTATATATGAGGCTGCAAAAGGCATGTATGAGCAGATGTTGCCAGAAGTTCTAGCGCACCTTAAATCCTACGGTGATCGTGCCTTGTTTCGTTTCACTGGACATTCCCTCGGAGGAAGCTTATCTTTACTTGTAAACCTCATGTTACTAACAAGAGGAGAAGCTCCACCTTCTTCTTTACTACCCGTTATAACTTTTGGTTCACCAACAATCATGTGTGGAGGAGACCGCCTCCTCCAGAAGCTTGGATTGCCTCGAAGCCATGTCAAGTCAATCACATTGCACCGAGATATTGTACCCCGAGCCTTCTCTTGCAGTTATCCCAATCACGTGGCAGAATTTCTCAAAGCTGTGAATGGAAGCTTCCGTAACCATCCATGTCTAAATAACCAG CTGTTATATGCTCATATGGGAGACCTCCTGATTCTGCAGCCCCCTAATAAGTTTTCTCCAAGCCATGACTTGCTTCCTCCCGGGCCTGGACTATATTTATTAAGTCCCCCCGTGACAGATGATGATGCAGAGAAACAAATCCTAGCTGCAAAGACCGCGTTCCTAAACTCTCCACATCCACTCGAGATCCTGAGCGACCGCTCAGCATATGGTTCGGGAGGAACCATACAAAGAGACCACGACATGCAATCATACTTGAAATCTGTCCGAACCATCATTTATGAAGAGATCAGAAAATCAAAGAGAGAGCAGCCCCGCAGATCATGGTGGCCGCTGATAGTGATTCCCGGAGTTAATAATGGTGACATTTTTGTCGGGAGATTGGTACGCCCTCGCCCTGGCCAACTCACTTTTGCTGGAATGTTTCGAAGTGGGAAAGAGTCTCTGAAGCGATTTACAGTCGTTGCAGCCCAGCACATGCATTTGTTTCTCATGTTCTTGCTCCCTGCACCGCTCTTGATACTCAGAGCATTCAATGTGATTATGTTTCGTTGA
- the LOC116017278 gene encoding uncharacterized protein LOC116017278 isoform X1 translates to MKSRLAASISFLPGARSNNICRTWKAFNFGLTSVQHGSSNRSVHSSSMEDDSFAELGPPVTERAVSQLKLATEKPERFIWKNDSARKMSSNKFIPVDKNHNKGTVSSRDKSCQSIAEPVDASNAGSSTDTIRIQGIDEHASIHVIHSLCKTLGNLQGLAWVGNDAIDAFFTVASESDSQRILEKLNDTTIRNSHLSASLLSRNSTASKSIKEIALQERGLQFSTSLDELRRQLDLKQIYLEDLEMLHHEIMHLQCSPTMSD, encoded by the exons ATGAAGTCGAGACTTGCAGCTTCAATCTCATTCCTGCCTG GTGCTCGTTCAAATAACATTTGCAGAACATGGAAAGCGTTTAACTTTGG ATTGACCAGTGTACAACATGGGAGCTCAAATCGCTCAGTGCACAGCTCCTCAATGGAAGATGACAGCTTTGCAGAATTGGGTCCTCCGGTGACTGAAAGAGCCGTTTCACAACTGAAATTGGCAACAGAGAAACCTGAACGCTTCATA TGGAAAAATGATTCTGCAAGAAAAATGTCATCCAACAAGTTCATTCCGGTAGACAAGAACCACAATAAGGGAACTGTCTCAAGTCGCGATAAATCCTGTCAAAGCATAGCTGAGCCTGTTGATGCTTCCAATGCAGGTAGTTCAACTGACACAATTAGAATCCAAGGCATCGATGAACATGCATCCATTCATGTCATACATTCACTCTGCAAAACGCTTGGCAATTTACAAGGATTGGCATGGGTAGGCAATGATGCTATAGATGCATTCTTTACTGTGGCGAGTGAATCCGACTCTCAAAGAATACTCGAGAA GTTGAATGATACAACTATTCGCAACAGCCACTTATCGGCATCTTTACTTTCAAGAAACTCTACTGCGTCCAAGTCCATAAAAGAGATTGCTTTGCAAGAGAGAGGCCTACAATTTAGCACTAGCCTTGATGAACTCAGAAGGCAATTGGACTTGAAGCAGATTTACTTGGAGGATTTAGAGATGCTGCATCACGAGATAATGCACCTTCAATGTTCGCCAACTATGAGCGATTAA
- the LOC116017278 gene encoding uncharacterized protein LOC116017278 isoform X2, producing MEDDSFAELGPPVTERAVSQLKLATEKPERFIWKNDSARKMSSNKFIPVDKNHNKGTVSSRDKSCQSIAEPVDASNAGSSTDTIRIQGIDEHASIHVIHSLCKTLGNLQGLAWVGNDAIDAFFTVASESDSQRILEKLNDTTIRNSHLSASLLSRNSTASKSIKEIALQERGLQFSTSLDELRRQLDLKQIYLEDLEMLHHEIMHLQCSPTMSD from the exons ATGGAAGATGACAGCTTTGCAGAATTGGGTCCTCCGGTGACTGAAAGAGCCGTTTCACAACTGAAATTGGCAACAGAGAAACCTGAACGCTTCATA TGGAAAAATGATTCTGCAAGAAAAATGTCATCCAACAAGTTCATTCCGGTAGACAAGAACCACAATAAGGGAACTGTCTCAAGTCGCGATAAATCCTGTCAAAGCATAGCTGAGCCTGTTGATGCTTCCAATGCAGGTAGTTCAACTGACACAATTAGAATCCAAGGCATCGATGAACATGCATCCATTCATGTCATACATTCACTCTGCAAAACGCTTGGCAATTTACAAGGATTGGCATGGGTAGGCAATGATGCTATAGATGCATTCTTTACTGTGGCGAGTGAATCCGACTCTCAAAGAATACTCGAGAA GTTGAATGATACAACTATTCGCAACAGCCACTTATCGGCATCTTTACTTTCAAGAAACTCTACTGCGTCCAAGTCCATAAAAGAGATTGCTTTGCAAGAGAGAGGCCTACAATTTAGCACTAGCCTTGATGAACTCAGAAGGCAATTGGACTTGAAGCAGATTTACTTGGAGGATTTAGAGATGCTGCATCACGAGATAATGCACCTTCAATGTTCGCCAACTATGAGCGATTAA
- the LOC116017277 gene encoding uncharacterized protein LOC116017277, translated as MGSETNFSPASSSSPAASTSSTPTAKRSRDPEDEVYIDNLHSHKRYLSEIMASSLNGLTVGDNLTDSLVDSPRSESMCYLRDDISLQYSPMSEDLDDLPSYDVPMHVCSSQPESTPTSPVSPYRHQRSLSGLSSVPQTTSSPALTCNLTPVTSQARQRGSDSEGRFPSSPSDICHSADLRRAALLRSVRSVQQMKTQPHVPTPFDLSLSQGHDHEHSLETEDRPCLYMKSLIDESDYQIAECSSFRASESENRDRRSRLLNMHVKGDKSP; from the exons ATGGGTTCGGAAACCAACTTCTCGCCGGCGTCGTCTTCATCGCCGGCAGCGTCGACGTCATCTACGCCCACCGCCAAGCGAAGCAGAGACCCCGAAGATGAGGTTTATATTGACAATCTCCATTCGCACAAGCGTTATCTTAGTGAG atAATGGCCTCAAGTTTAAACGGGCTCACTGTTGGAGATAACTTAACTGATAGTCTTGTTGATTCTCCAAGGTCTGAAAGCATGTGCTATCTTAG GGATGATATCTCTCTACAATATTCACCAATGTCAGAAGATTTGGATGACTTGCCAAGCTATGATGTTCCCATGCATGTTTGCTCGTCTCAGCCCGAGAGCACTCCAACCAGCCCTGTGTCTCCTTACAGGCACCAGAGAAGTTTGAGTGGGCTCTCATCAGTCCCCCAAACCACTTCAAGCCCAGCGCTTACCTGCAACTTAACTCCTGTCACATCTCAGGCTCGTCAACGAGGCTCAGATTCTGAGGGTCGGTTCCCATCATCACCCAGTGACATATGCCATTCAGCTGACTTGAGGAGAGCAGCGCTTTTACGCTCTGTGAGATCCGTGCAGCAGATGAAAACCCAACCTCATGTACCAACACCATTTGATTTGTCACTTAGTCAAGGCCATGATCACGAGCACAGCTTGGAAACTGAAGATCGTCCTTGTTTGTACATGAAGTCCTTAATTGATGAGAGCGATTATCAGATTGCAGAGTGCTCCTCATTCAGAGCATCAGAATCTGAAAATCGGGATAGACGTTCCAGGTTGTTGAATATGCACGTGAAAGGCGATAAATCTCCCTGA
- the LOC116015542 gene encoding uncharacterized protein LOC116015542, protein MKEEDNADAMAIDSEDKTHSAPPTPLHDKGFKKKKRSRSFSLLKAALNIFHDKPSEKEENKKPKKKSNDWKRVVESMRPLTLQDKSPSPSVPSMSPSSSFESLTLDAAVLDSPSVSSVSSLGGMSQYASAPNLQALDTGSDDPEEVFEAVGGDEMIDAKAEEFITQFYKQMKLQERQEF, encoded by the coding sequence ATGAAGGAAGAAGATAACGCGGACGCGATGGCAATAGACTCGGAAGACAAAACTCATTCGGCCCCTCCCACGCCCCTTCACGACAAGGGGTTCAAGAAGAAGAAGCGCAGCAGGTCGTTCAGCCTCCTCAAAGCTGCGCTGAACATTTTCCACGATAAACCCAGCGAGAAGGAGGAGAATAAGAAGCCAAAGAAGAAGAGCAACGACTGGAAGAGGGTGGTGGAGTCAATGCGGCCATTAACTCTGCAAGACAAATCTCCCTCGCCTTCGGTTCCGTCCATGTCGCCGTCGTCTTCCTTCGAGAGTCTGACGTTGGATGCGGCGGTCCTCGACTCCCCCTCGGTTTCCTCCGTCTCCTCCCTCGGCGGCATGAGCCAGTACGCCTCCGCACCCAATCTCCAGGCACTGGACACCGGATCTGATGATCCCGAAGAGGTGTTCGAAGCCGTCGGGGGCGACGAGATGATCGATGCCAAAGCTGAAGAATTCATTACTCAATTCTACAAACAAATGAAGCTTCAAGAACGTCAGGAATTTTAA